In one window of Photobacterium leiognathi DNA:
- a CDS encoding MATE family efflux transporter, translating into MSGTGAIGLMALFLVDLLDMFFISLLGEVELAAAIGFAGTLVFFSTSISIGTSIAAGALVSRALGRNDREHAKSMATNVMLFAVLISVVMVSLMLWQLPLLLDLIGAKGHVAEAASQYLTILLPSAPLIAVSMAAGAALRGVGDARRSMIATLIGGAVNAVLDPLFIFGFSMGIQGAAIASVFARLAVMLFSLYAVIYKHQLLAKPDFTGFKQAIPTVAKIAFPAILTNTATPIGNAVVTSNIAQFGENFVAGYAVIGRIMPVCFALVFSLSGAVGPIIGQNFGAERWDRIQLILRDAMIFTAAYCVVVSLALWAGQGYLISIFSLTCDAAEIVGVFCTFIAVTFIFNGALFVANAAFNNLNRPTWSTALNMGKATIGTIPFVLIGGHLAGASGVLIGQAVGSVVFGILGFTLIIQQVKKMGVAHEHQDIEDNESLEPAVPITPFCSSRTYMGTDGVLEEVINSETEIDSEKSETKKS; encoded by the coding sequence ATGTCGGGTACAGGCGCAATTGGCTTAATGGCACTGTTTCTGGTCGATTTACTTGATATGTTCTTCATCAGTTTATTAGGTGAAGTTGAACTTGCCGCTGCAATTGGTTTTGCGGGTACTCTGGTTTTCTTTTCAACATCCATTTCCATTGGTACATCTATCGCAGCTGGCGCATTAGTGTCCCGTGCGCTTGGTCGAAATGATCGTGAACATGCTAAAAGTATGGCAACTAATGTCATGTTGTTTGCGGTATTGATAAGTGTTGTAATGGTTTCTTTGATGCTATGGCAATTGCCGTTGTTACTCGATCTTATTGGCGCAAAAGGGCATGTGGCAGAGGCTGCCAGCCAATACCTAACGATTTTATTACCTAGCGCACCACTGATTGCTGTTTCCATGGCGGCAGGTGCAGCATTGCGTGGTGTGGGGGATGCAAGACGTTCAATGATTGCGACCTTAATTGGTGGCGCTGTTAATGCTGTGCTGGATCCTTTATTTATCTTTGGTTTTTCAATGGGGATCCAAGGTGCAGCAATAGCTTCTGTATTTGCGCGTTTAGCCGTGATGCTATTTTCGCTTTATGCGGTGATTTATAAACATCAGCTATTAGCAAAACCTGATTTTACAGGATTCAAACAAGCTATTCCGACTGTCGCTAAAATCGCCTTTCCAGCGATCTTAACTAACACCGCAACTCCGATTGGTAATGCGGTGGTGACCAGTAATATTGCCCAGTTTGGTGAGAATTTTGTTGCAGGTTACGCAGTCATTGGTCGAATTATGCCTGTCTGTTTTGCTTTGGTTTTCTCGCTATCAGGCGCTGTTGGCCCAATTATCGGGCAGAACTTTGGTGCTGAGCGTTGGGATCGTATTCAGTTAATCTTACGCGATGCGATGATCTTTACCGCCGCCTACTGTGTAGTAGTGTCGCTGGCGCTATGGGCAGGACAAGGCTACCTCATTTCAATATTTAGCTTAACCTGTGATGCTGCTGAAATTGTTGGGGTATTTTGTACCTTTATTGCCGTGACCTTTATCTTTAATGGCGCACTGTTTGTGGCAAATGCTGCGTTTAATAATTTGAACCGTCCTACATGGTCAACAGCATTAAATATGGGTAAAGCGACGATTGGTACGATTCCGTTTGTGCTTATTGGTGGTCATTTAGCGGGTGCCAGTGGTGTACTTATCGGTCAGGCTGTTGGCTCGGTTGTGTTTGGTATTTTAGGTTTCACTTTAATTATTCAACAAGTGAAGAAAATGGGCGTGGCTCATGAGCATCAAGATATTGAAGATAACGAGAGTTTAGAGCCTGCTGTTCCTATTACGCCATTTTGTTCTTCTCGTACCTATATGGGTACTGATGGGGTATTGGAAGAGGTGATAAATAGCGAGACAGAAATAGACAGTGAAAAGAGTGAAACAAAAAAGTCATAA
- a CDS encoding DUF945 family protein, whose protein sequence is MLLKNVVAGAGAVAVILCLPLATGQIGESLYMGAIKNYHSPYMTITNQSFERGYLSSDAISRIELKDTLKTTFENEGLPTTWLVKHHIKNGFLGVKSTSELEIDKSVEPTIKEIWGENVQPITLVTDSSLTGNTDFTMTISPVNYQQADASVKSQAFTLQGSADTKGAGDFSYSLPTLNVKTDSGETMQVTNLDGKGNGHMQGNFWIGEQTFTLGKANFASFDNQHHVELDGMNVVMKNELSQPKDEKSPTEETQQVTNINNVSVKKIVTLDGHEYTDFNFALALKDINYKAISRLAAMEEVTNQEQQQQQVQEAMLALDLLVAKGATVDLSDLSVMTKQGKVNASLLLELQPGLARASENLAALPGKLAGNVNIAMPKGFVANEPLLAEQIPSLLKQKMITEDQDSYQLTVKIENSQLVFGSGLKIPLAMLSMLMMH, encoded by the coding sequence ATGTTGTTGAAGAACGTTGTTGCAGGAGCAGGTGCGGTTGCAGTGATCCTTTGTTTACCATTGGCGACAGGCCAAATTGGTGAAAGCTTATACATGGGCGCAATTAAGAACTATCACAGCCCATATATGACGATCACTAATCAAAGTTTTGAGCGTGGTTACTTATCGTCTGATGCCATATCTCGTATTGAGCTGAAAGATACGTTAAAAACGACGTTTGAAAATGAAGGGTTACCAACAACATGGCTGGTTAAGCATCATATTAAAAATGGTTTTCTTGGTGTTAAATCTACCAGTGAGCTAGAGATTGATAAGAGTGTTGAGCCTACTATTAAAGAGATCTGGGGTGAGAATGTTCAGCCAATCACTTTAGTGACGGATTCATCGCTAACGGGCAATACTGATTTCACCATGACTATCAGTCCAGTTAATTACCAACAGGCAGACGCTTCTGTTAAGAGCCAAGCATTCACACTTCAAGGTAGTGCAGATACCAAAGGTGCAGGTGATTTCAGCTATTCATTACCAACACTGAATGTGAAAACAGACAGTGGTGAGACCATGCAAGTGACTAATCTTGATGGTAAAGGCAACGGTCACATGCAAGGTAATTTCTGGATTGGTGAGCAAACTTTCACTTTAGGTAAAGCGAACTTTGCTTCTTTTGATAATCAACATCACGTTGAGCTTGATGGCATGAATGTCGTGATGAAGAACGAGCTAAGCCAACCAAAAGATGAGAAATCGCCAACAGAAGAAACTCAGCAAGTAACTAACATTAATAATGTGTCAGTGAAAAAAATTGTGACGCTTGATGGTCATGAATACACAGACTTTAACTTTGCGTTAGCACTGAAAGACATAAACTACAAAGCGATAAGTCGTTTAGCAGCAATGGAAGAAGTGACTAACCAAGAGCAGCAACAACAGCAAGTGCAAGAAGCCATGTTGGCACTTGATCTGCTGGTGGCTAAAGGTGCAACAGTTGATTTATCTGATCTCAGCGTGATGACGAAGCAAGGTAAAGTGAATGCATCACTGTTACTTGAACTTCAGCCTGGTTTAGCGCGCGCGTCAGAAAACTTAGCGGCATTGCCAGGTAAATTAGCGGGTAATGTGAATATTGCAATGCCAAAAGGTTTTGTTGCTAATGAACCGTTGTTAGCAGAGCAAATTCCAAGCCTGTTGAAGCAAAAAATGATCACTGAAGATCAAGATAGTTACCAGTTAACAGTGAAGATTGAAAACTCACAGTTAGTTTTTGGCTCTGGCCTTAAGATCCCATTGGCTATGCTATCTATGTTAATGATGCACTAA
- a CDS encoding zinc/cadmium/mercury/lead-transporting ATPase yields the protein MCAQCHNKKPHIHAAKPTAVTKATVTVESCESASCCSSTPADGVKKHTEGCGESDTDGPASCCSSKTSPQVDALHSASPKTAFKIASATSSATTHSQHAHSEHDHAHSNAVKSCSSWSAPSMTKEQEQALEATLAQSAHGQTFSWKVVGMDCPSCAAKLEKSISSLAEVETAKVMFATEKLIVNMLPSQQATTEQLKKRIEDKAQDTGFTLVANAAAAEALPKKSFIQTHLEVIVIAAMMFVSFLLNQVSHSVGLVAFTLTTIVGLVPIVKKAISLGKSGSPFSIETLMSIAAIGALYLGETAEAAMVILLFLIGEQLEGYAASRARSGVKALMELVPEEANVVLPNGEKKKVPASELQPGDVIEVVPGERLPADGQVLDVVASFDESALTCESVPVERLPGEKVMAGSMASDKVVRLTIISAQGENAIDRILHMIEDAESRKAPLERFIDKFSRWYTPAMILLAALVIIIPPLAFGQSWDEWIYKGLALLLIACPCALVISTPAAITSGLAAAARRGALIKGGAALEQLGHIETVAFDKTGTLTEGKPVVTDLISWDNDDDKLLRQAAAVESGSLHPLATAVVNLALEKSLPVVEADNREALAGRGIQGTTEGDHFMLCAADRLAETISLTAEQEQQAIALEGEGKTLVVTVRNQQAVGLVAWRDNLRSDALEAITKLKRIGVDSVMLTGDNPRAAAAIAKEINIDFRAGLLPEDKVSEVRKLNTNHTVAMVGDGINDAPAMKTATIGVAMGGGTDVALETADAAITHNRVSELPVMIELSRATLSNIRQNITLALGLKAVFLVTTLLGFTGLWVAVLADSGATALVTLNALRLLRFKPKK from the coding sequence ATGTGTGCTCAATGCCATAATAAGAAACCGCACATTCACGCGGCAAAACCAACGGCAGTAACCAAAGCAACAGTGACAGTAGAATCTTGTGAATCTGCGTCTTGCTGCTCATCAACACCTGCTGACGGTGTGAAAAAACACACGGAAGGTTGTGGAGAATCTGATACCGACGGCCCCGCTTCCTGTTGCTCATCGAAAACATCACCTCAGGTTGATGCGCTCCATTCTGCGTCACCTAAAACAGCCTTTAAGATAGCCTCTGCTACTTCATCAGCAACAACGCATTCTCAGCACGCGCATTCAGAGCATGATCATGCTCATTCAAACGCAGTTAAAAGCTGTAGCTCATGGTCTGCACCGAGTATGACCAAAGAGCAAGAACAAGCACTCGAAGCAACGCTGGCGCAATCAGCACATGGTCAAACCTTTAGCTGGAAAGTGGTTGGCATGGATTGTCCAAGCTGTGCTGCTAAATTAGAAAAATCGATTTCAAGCCTTGCTGAAGTTGAAACGGCAAAAGTGATGTTTGCGACAGAAAAACTGATCGTAAATATGCTGCCATCTCAGCAAGCGACAACAGAGCAACTAAAAAAACGCATTGAAGATAAAGCGCAAGATACTGGCTTTACTTTAGTTGCTAATGCTGCGGCAGCAGAAGCGTTGCCGAAAAAATCATTTATCCAAACGCATTTAGAAGTCATTGTGATTGCGGCAATGATGTTTGTGTCCTTCTTACTTAACCAAGTCTCTCATAGCGTTGGTTTAGTCGCCTTTACCTTAACTACCATTGTCGGTTTAGTACCGATTGTGAAAAAAGCGATTAGCTTAGGTAAATCAGGCTCGCCATTTTCCATTGAAACCCTAATGAGTATCGCTGCCATTGGTGCATTGTACTTAGGGGAAACAGCCGAAGCGGCGATGGTTATCTTACTGTTCTTAATTGGTGAACAATTAGAAGGGTATGCCGCTTCTCGTGCCCGTAGTGGTGTAAAAGCATTAATGGAGTTAGTACCAGAAGAAGCCAACGTTGTGCTTCCTAATGGTGAAAAGAAAAAAGTCCCAGCGAGCGAGCTACAACCGGGTGATGTGATTGAAGTCGTACCGGGTGAGCGTTTACCAGCCGATGGTCAAGTGTTAGATGTGGTTGCGAGCTTTGATGAAAGTGCATTAACCTGTGAATCTGTACCTGTTGAACGCCTACCAGGTGAAAAGGTTATGGCAGGTAGCATGGCGTCAGATAAAGTGGTGCGTTTAACCATTATCTCAGCTCAAGGTGAAAACGCTATCGACCGTATTTTGCATATGATTGAAGATGCGGAATCACGTAAAGCGCCATTAGAACGCTTCATTGATAAATTCAGTCGTTGGTATACGCCTGCGATGATCTTATTAGCAGCATTAGTCATCATCATTCCGCCATTGGCATTTGGTCAATCATGGGATGAGTGGATCTACAAAGGCTTAGCATTATTGTTAATTGCTTGTCCATGTGCGTTAGTAATTTCAACACCAGCAGCGATCACCTCAGGTTTAGCGGCTGCAGCACGTCGTGGCGCATTAATCAAAGGTGGTGCGGCTCTTGAGCAACTGGGTCATATTGAAACCGTGGCGTTTGATAAAACAGGTACGCTAACGGAAGGTAAACCTGTTGTGACTGATTTAATTAGCTGGGATAACGATGACGACAAACTATTGCGTCAAGCTGCAGCGGTTGAATCTGGCTCGTTACACCCATTAGCGACAGCGGTTGTGAACCTTGCGCTAGAAAAATCACTACCAGTAGTTGAAGCCGATAATCGTGAAGCATTAGCAGGGCGTGGTATTCAAGGTACAACTGAAGGCGATCACTTCATGTTATGTGCCGCTGATCGTCTAGCAGAAACTATTAGCTTAACAGCAGAGCAAGAGCAACAAGCTATTGCGCTGGAAGGTGAAGGTAAAACCTTGGTGGTTACCGTACGTAATCAACAAGCGGTTGGTCTTGTGGCATGGCGTGATAACTTACGCAGTGACGCACTTGAAGCGATTACCAAACTTAAACGTATTGGTGTTGATTCAGTGATGCTAACAGGAGATAACCCACGTGCAGCCGCTGCTATTGCGAAAGAGATCAACATTGATTTCCGCGCAGGTTTACTGCCAGAGGATAAAGTCTCTGAAGTGCGTAAACTCAATACCAATCACACAGTAGCTATGGTTGGTGATGGTATTAACGATGCGCCAGCGATGAAAACAGCGACCATTGGTGTTGCAATGGGCGGTGGTACGGATGTAGCACTAGAAACAGCAGATGCGGCGATCACCCATAACCGTGTGTCAGAGCTGCCAGTGATGATTGAATTGTCTCGCGCAACACTGAGCAATATTCGTCAAAACATCACTTTAGCACTTGGTTTGAAAGCGGTATTTTTAGTGACAACCTTACTTGGCTTTACAGGGCTTTGGGTTGCAGTATTAGCCGATAGTGGTGCAACAGCATTGGTAACGTTAAACGCACTACGCTTACTTCGTTTTAAACCTAAAAAATAA
- a CDS encoding CBS domain-containing protein, which yields MESLKVKDYMNVRPVTFSESMSLSVALDKLLTAKQIGGPVVNEFKQVVGFISEQDMLHRLLHVGYHCQDSHTVKDCMHSNVLTVTGEDSIIELAQIMTGQKPKIYPVVDNGQLQGVITRRDVLTAISNQIGDSFKHPL from the coding sequence ATGGAATCATTAAAAGTAAAAGATTATATGAATGTCCGCCCAGTGACATTTAGCGAATCAATGTCATTATCTGTTGCGCTCGACAAGCTTTTAACAGCAAAACAAATTGGCGGACCTGTGGTCAATGAATTCAAACAGGTGGTTGGGTTTATTTCTGAGCAAGATATGCTTCACAGGCTGTTACATGTCGGTTACCACTGCCAAGACTCTCATACTGTGAAAGATTGTATGCATAGCAATGTACTCACCGTGACCGGGGAAGATTCAATTATTGAATTAGCCCAAATCATGACAGGGCAAAAGCCGAAAATTTATCCTGTTGTAGATAACGGGCAACTTCAAGGCGTGATCACGCGTCGAGACGTCCTCACAGCCATTAGTAACCAAATTGGGGATAGCTTTAAACATCCCTTATGA
- a CDS encoding 2-hydroxyacid dehydrogenase, whose protein sequence is MKIALFSAKKYDEESFSKMNQQFGHDITYFDFPLNEQTAKMSEGFDAVCAFVNDDLSAPTLRCLAKKGIKVIAMRCAGFDLVDLEEAKKLGMQIVRVPAYSPESIAEHTLGLMLSLNRHIHRAYQRTRDANFSLDGLTGYNFHGRTVGVIGTSKIGLATIRVLKGFGMNILAFDPYPNPAAVELGVTYASLDEIYKVADVITLHCPMSEENYHMLDKAAFDKMKDGVMIINTSRGGLINSSDAIEALKSRRIGALGVDVYENEKDLFFQDKSNDVIQDDVFRRLSSCHNVLFTGHQAFLTEEALGNIAETTLQNLSDFEQDKKSDNEVLN, encoded by the coding sequence ATGAAAATCGCACTCTTTAGCGCCAAGAAGTATGACGAAGAGTCCTTCTCTAAAATGAATCAACAATTCGGTCACGATATTACTTACTTTGATTTTCCACTTAATGAACAAACCGCCAAAATGAGTGAAGGTTTTGATGCCGTTTGTGCCTTTGTTAATGATGATCTTAGTGCGCCAACCCTAAGGTGTTTAGCAAAAAAGGGTATTAAAGTCATTGCAATGCGCTGTGCAGGCTTTGACTTAGTCGATTTAGAAGAAGCGAAAAAACTGGGAATGCAGATCGTGCGTGTACCAGCATACTCGCCAGAATCTATTGCAGAACACACACTAGGCTTAATGCTGAGTCTTAATCGTCATATTCACCGCGCATACCAGCGTACTCGTGATGCTAACTTCTCCCTTGATGGTTTAACTGGTTATAACTTCCACGGAAGAACAGTCGGTGTTATTGGTACCAGTAAAATTGGTTTAGCTACGATCCGAGTTCTTAAAGGCTTTGGTATGAATATCTTAGCCTTTGACCCATACCCAAACCCTGCAGCGGTTGAATTAGGGGTTACTTACGCAAGCCTTGATGAGATTTACAAGGTAGCAGATGTGATCACATTGCACTGCCCTATGTCAGAAGAAAACTATCATATGCTTGATAAAGCGGCTTTCGACAAAATGAAAGATGGTGTCATGATCATTAATACCAGCCGTGGTGGACTAATCAATTCAAGCGATGCTATTGAAGCGTTGAAATCTCGTCGTATCGGCGCGCTAGGTGTAGACGTTTACGAGAACGAAAAAGATTTATTCTTCCAAGACAAGTCTAATGATGTGATCCAAGATGATGTCTTCCGCCGCTTATCATCTTGTCATAACGTACTATTTACTGGTCACCAAGCATTCTTAACTGAAGAAGCCCTTGGCAATATTGCAGAAACCACATTGCAAAATTTATCTGATTTTGAGCAAGATAAAAAATCAGATAACGAAGTATTAAACTAA
- a CDS encoding SLC13 family permease produces the protein MRQSLRYIIPILLPLIVLLLPASFFPVEGLTVIQQRVIAIFLLAALCWVLEPIPIYATSVVIIVLELLLLSNKGLYLFRMDHGQPHFGELLDYSAIMATFASPIIMLFLGGFFLAMAATKYRLDVNLARVLLKPFGHQPKYVMFGLMLITAIFSMFMSNTATTAMMLSILAPVIALFGAKDPGKIAFALCIPVAANIGGIGTPIGTPPNAIALKYLSAENMITFGEWMFFGVPFVAVLLVFAWLLINAFYPAKQEKIELTIQGKFLKTPKAITVYVTFALTILLWLMGSTHGMNSYTVALIPVAIFSLTGIINKEDLKKISWDVLWLVSGGIALGLALDKTGLAKLVVNSIPFDSFSPYIVLIGAATLCLVMANFMSHTATANLLMPIMAALGTSMTSLTPLGGEITLILVVTFAASLGMSLPISTPPNALAHATGHVESNQMARVGVIIGVIGVVLSFAMIWVLHLIDHI, from the coding sequence ATGCGTCAAAGTCTTCGTTACATCATACCTATTTTGCTGCCATTAATTGTCCTGCTTTTACCGGCTTCGTTTTTTCCGGTTGAGGGACTTACAGTTATTCAGCAACGTGTTATTGCGATCTTTTTATTGGCGGCCTTGTGTTGGGTATTAGAGCCAATTCCAATCTATGCGACTTCTGTTGTGATCATCGTTTTAGAATTGTTACTGCTTTCAAATAAAGGCTTGTATCTGTTTAGAATGGATCACGGGCAACCCCATTTTGGTGAACTGCTTGATTACAGTGCAATCATGGCAACCTTTGCCAGCCCAATCATCATGCTGTTCTTAGGTGGTTTCTTCCTTGCCATGGCGGCAACCAAATACCGTTTAGATGTCAACTTAGCGCGAGTGTTACTTAAGCCTTTTGGTCATCAACCGAAATACGTAATGTTTGGTTTAATGCTGATCACCGCGATTTTCTCAATGTTCATGTCGAACACGGCAACCACAGCTATGATGCTATCCATTCTCGCACCTGTGATTGCGCTGTTTGGTGCGAAAGATCCCGGTAAAATTGCTTTTGCATTATGTATTCCAGTGGCTGCGAACATTGGTGGTATCGGCACCCCAATTGGTACGCCACCGAATGCAATTGCACTTAAATACTTGTCAGCAGAGAACATGATCACCTTTGGTGAATGGATGTTCTTTGGTGTGCCATTTGTGGCGGTATTGTTGGTGTTTGCATGGCTGCTTATCAATGCGTTTTACCCTGCTAAACAAGAAAAAATCGAGCTAACCATTCAAGGTAAATTCTTAAAAACACCAAAAGCCATCACGGTATACGTCACCTTTGCATTAACGATCCTGCTTTGGTTAATGGGCTCTACTCATGGTATGAACTCATACACTGTGGCACTTATTCCGGTGGCGATTTTCTCGCTGACAGGGATCATCAATAAAGAAGATTTAAAGAAGATATCTTGGGATGTGTTGTGGCTCGTATCGGGTGGTATTGCATTAGGTTTAGCGTTAGATAAAACAGGCTTAGCTAAGCTGGTGGTCAACAGTATTCCGTTTGATAGCTTCTCGCCATATATAGTATTAATCGGTGCTGCGACACTGTGTTTAGTGATGGCAAACTTTATGTCACACACCGCAACTGCGAACTTGTTGATGCCTATCATGGCAGCATTGGGTACATCTATGACTTCTCTTACGCCGTTAGGTGGAGAGATCACTTTGATCTTGGTTGTTACCTTTGCCGCCTCTCTAGGTATGTCATTACCAATCAGTACCCCACCCAATGCGTTGGCACACGCAACAGGCCATGTTGAAAGTAACCAAATGGCGAGAGTCGGGGTGATCATTGGGGTGATAGGTGTTGTATTAAGCTTTGCTATGATTTGGGTCTTGCACTTAATTGATCATATTTAA
- a CDS encoding IS4 family transposase: MLSHWLIDVDAFAAPESLSLFQRDLPLEWIQQALDETNKASIRRRKLPAELVVWLIVGIGLYRNRSITDVLNKLDLQLSRSQGDSIAPSAIPQARKRLTAQPLKALFSLTAKYWTKAEDSGDTWKGLRLFSVDGTQFRSHDTPELASHFQYVKHGKIQHTEYPIVRLCALCSLRSRLIHNVAFGPSNIGEENYAKQLISSITPDSLTIFDRCYLGAELMINWQRQHDSSHWMTPIKSNTRYTVIKQLDEAGRDLIVEMDVSKYARAKDPSLPEKWQARLVLYPEKTQKYHIQGLLTSLVGEHYSYQALLDVYFERWEIENSYGEIKHDMLEDEILLRSQSVEGIEQEIWGILIAYNLVRLEISRIAAEANVSPLRISFMMALRDIQDELMWCAIASPGSIPQKLRAMRKQVKRYILPERKKRPKQRAVRINKTRYPVRSKHLK; encoded by the coding sequence ATGTTGTCACATTGGCTCATTGATGTAGATGCGTTTGCAGCACCAGAATCACTCTCATTATTTCAAAGAGACTTACCTCTTGAGTGGATTCAACAAGCATTAGATGAAACCAATAAGGCCAGTATACGCAGACGAAAATTACCTGCGGAATTGGTTGTTTGGTTAATCGTTGGAATTGGCCTATATCGTAATAGATCGATAACCGATGTCTTGAATAAACTTGATTTGCAATTATCGCGATCACAAGGTGATTCTATTGCACCAAGTGCTATCCCTCAGGCGCGAAAACGATTGACAGCACAGCCTCTAAAAGCACTTTTCTCACTCACTGCCAAATATTGGACGAAAGCCGAAGATAGCGGAGACACATGGAAAGGCTTACGCCTTTTCTCTGTCGATGGAACTCAATTTAGAAGTCATGATACTCCAGAATTAGCGAGTCACTTTCAGTATGTCAAACACGGTAAGATACAGCATACAGAATACCCTATCGTCAGGTTATGTGCTTTATGCTCCCTTCGTAGTCGATTAATACACAACGTAGCATTTGGTCCCAGCAATATTGGTGAAGAGAACTATGCTAAACAGCTTATATCCTCAATAACGCCAGATTCTTTAACTATTTTTGACCGATGTTATCTTGGCGCCGAGTTGATGATTAATTGGCAACGTCAGCATGATTCGAGTCATTGGATGACTCCAATTAAATCAAATACGCGATATACCGTCATTAAGCAGCTTGATGAAGCAGGACGAGATTTGATTGTAGAAATGGATGTATCCAAATATGCAAGAGCTAAAGACCCAAGCCTTCCTGAAAAATGGCAAGCTCGATTAGTGCTTTATCCAGAAAAAACTCAAAAATATCATATCCAAGGGCTTCTTACTTCCTTAGTTGGTGAGCATTATAGCTATCAAGCTTTGCTTGATGTTTATTTCGAACGTTGGGAGATAGAAAACAGTTATGGTGAAATAAAACATGACATGCTTGAAGATGAAATATTATTGCGTAGTCAATCAGTAGAAGGTATTGAGCAAGAAATATGGGGAATATTGATAGCTTATAATCTTGTTCGCTTAGAAATAAGTAGAATAGCGGCAGAAGCGAATGTTTCACCATTACGGATAAGTTTTATGATGGCGTTAAGAGATATTCAAGATGAATTAATGTGGTGTGCCATCGCTTCGCCAGGTTCAATTCCTCAAAAACTGAGAGCAAT
- the udp gene encoding uridine phosphorylase, whose amino-acid sequence MSDNKVFHLGVNKADLNGAELAIIPGDPARVEKIANLMDNPEFLASSREYTLFRAQLDGKSVVVCSTGIGGPSTSIAVEELAQLGVTTFLRVGTTGAIQPNINPGDMIVTTGSVRLDGASLHFAPMEFPAVADFGVATAMKQACDEAHAVVHTGVTASSDTFYPGQERYDTFSGRVVRRFQGSMKEWQEMGVLNFEMESATLLTMCASSGLRAGCVAGVIINRTQKEIPDHATLKETEAKSIKIVVEAARKMLAE is encoded by the coding sequence ATGTCTGACAATAAAGTATTCCACCTAGGTGTTAATAAAGCTGATCTTAATGGTGCTGAGCTTGCCATCATTCCTGGCGATCCTGCACGTGTTGAGAAGATTGCAAACTTAATGGATAACCCAGAGTTTCTTGCAAGTTCTCGTGAGTACACACTTTTCCGTGCTCAACTAGACGGTAAATCTGTAGTGGTATGTTCAACAGGTATCGGTGGTCCATCAACGTCTATCGCAGTAGAAGAGCTAGCACAGCTTGGTGTAACGACGTTCCTACGTGTGGGTACAACAGGTGCAATCCAGCCAAACATCAACCCAGGCGACATGATTGTAACAACAGGCTCAGTTCGTTTAGATGGTGCAAGTCTGCACTTTGCTCCAATGGAATTCCCAGCAGTGGCAGACTTCGGTGTTGCGACTGCAATGAAACAAGCGTGTGATGAAGCACATGCGGTAGTACACACAGGTGTAACTGCATCAAGTGATACTTTCTACCCAGGTCAAGAGCGTTACGACACATTCTCTGGCCGTGTTGTTCGTCGTTTCCAAGGCTCGATGAAAGAGTGGCAGGAAATGGGCGTGCTTAACTTTGAAATGGAATCAGCAACGCTATTAACTATGTGTGCAAGCTCTGGCTTACGTGCAGGTTGCGTAGCAGGTGTTATTATCAACCGTACTCAAAAAGAGATTCCAGACCACGCAACGCTTAAAGAAACAGAAGCGAAATCTATTAAGATTGTGGTAGAAGCTGCACGTAAAATGCTAGCTGAATAA
- a CDS encoding response regulator, which translates to MEKIVVICVDDQQEVLSAVLKDLSPLQASFMIEECDSGEEALELMDELDAEGHYIGLVISDHVMPGKNGVELLTDVTNDSRFIKTKKILLTGQATHQDTIAAINHARIESYFEKPWDAETLVSCARTLLTEYIFDMGFDYQEWGEVLDNTTVLRRLR; encoded by the coding sequence ATGGAAAAAATAGTCGTTATTTGTGTTGATGATCAACAAGAAGTATTAAGCGCAGTGCTAAAAGATCTCTCACCGTTACAGGCTTCCTTTATGATTGAAGAGTGTGATTCAGGTGAAGAAGCACTAGAGCTAATGGATGAGTTAGATGCGGAAGGGCACTACATTGGTTTGGTGATTTCAGATCATGTTATGCCGGGTAAAAATGGCGTGGAGTTATTAACGGATGTTACTAACGATAGCCGTTTTATCAAAACCAAAAAGATCCTACTAACAGGGCAAGCCACTCACCAAGATACTATTGCTGCAATTAATCATGCACGTATTGAAAGCTATTTTGAAAAACCGTGGGATGCAGAAACCTTAGTAAGCTGCGCCAGAACACTGTTGACGGAATACATTTTCGATATGGGGTTTGATTACCAAGAATGGGGTGAAGTGTTAGATAACACTACGGTATTGCGCCGTTTACGTTAA